A stretch of Henckelia pumila isolate YLH828 chromosome 4, ASM3356847v2, whole genome shotgun sequence DNA encodes these proteins:
- the LOC140867422 gene encoding uncharacterized protein has product MLNINFGLGIGKKDVFLLNLPEGRSIHEVFGVPTVSARFGTSPFFWNWGMGAMTDLLPPEFLRDKSKVQQLVQLFDPLVRAVDGFAGEKVSMRVDLECSEGYHRIGIFSHKKLSV; this is encoded by the exons ATGCTTAACATTAATTTTGGACTTGGAATTGGAAAGAAGGATGTTTTTCTCTT AAATTTGCCTGAGGGCAGGAGCATTCACGAGGTCTTTGGAGTTCCAACTGTTAGCGCTCGGTTTGGAACTTCACCTTTCTTCTGGAATTGGGGAATGGGAGCAATGACAGATTTGCTTCCACCT GAATTCCTGAGAGACAAAAGTAAAGTCCAGCAATTAGTTCAACTATTTGACCCTTTAGTGAGGGCAGTAGATGGATTTGCTGGAGAGAAGGTGTCGATGCGA GTTGATTTGGAGTGCTCCGAGGGATACCACAGAATCGGGATATTCAGCCACAAGAAACTATCTgtgtaa